The Gemmatimonadota bacterium genomic interval CACGCGTCCCTTGGCGTCCCAACAAGGCATGGTCACGTTCCGGGGCTCACGGTAGCTTCGGGGGTGTTCTTCGCGGACCTCCGTCGAACTGATCAAGCTTGGCCATGACCCTCTGCCGAGATCGCCGAACTGCGGGACTTCATCTCCGTGGAGGCGCGCGTCGACCACCTGGAGGCTGAGAGGTGATGAGGAATTCCGAGCTTCGGGCGGAGCTCGACGCGCTGTGTAGTCGCTTCGGCCTGGCCGACATGTACGTGTTCGGGAGTCGCGCCGAGGAGGTCGCCGCCCGCGTCAGGGGAGAGCCCGACGGTGTTGCTGTGACTCGCCTGTCATCGGACATCGATATCGGTGTACAGCCGCTGCCTGGCGCTAGACTCGGTGGCGACGACGTCGTCCGGCTGACTCAGGAGCTGGAGTGCCTCTTCGAAGCCCCGCGCGTGGACTTGGTCGTGCTACCGGGGTCGAAGGCTTTCCTCGCGTTGGACGTGATCCGGGGGGAACTCCTCTACTGTAGTGACCGGGACGCACAGTCGGAGCACGAGCTCTACGTGCTGAGACGAGCCGGGGACCTGGCACCCTTCCAGAAAGCGCGCGAGGAGCTCGTCCTCTCTCGATATCTCGAGCGATGACGCCGGATCGTCTCAGCCGGAAGGTCGTGACCGAGCGGTCCGACTGGGTGAGGGAGATGCTCGAGCGCATCCGCATGCTCCCTCTTGCGTCTCTTGAGGACTTCGCCTCGGATCAGCGGAACGTCGACGCCGCCGAGTCGTGCCTCAGAAGAGCGCTCGAGGCGCTCTTGGACCTCGGGCGGCACACTCTGGCCAAGGGCTTCGGCGACGCGCCCGCGGAATACAGACAGGTGGCGGAGCGCCTCGGCACCCAGGGTGTGCTCATGGAGGACGAGGCGGCGCTATTCGTCAAGATGGCGGGGTACCGTAACCGAATAGTGCATTTCTACGATCGCGTATCGGACGCTGAGCTGTACGAACTGTGTTCGAGCCGGCTGACGGATGTCGAAGTGGTTCTCGGCGGGCTCCACCGGTGGATCCGCGACCACCCGGACATGATTGACTCGGGCGTGTGACCCGAATCTTCCAGCTGCTCTCGCCGCACCGCGTTCGGATTGCGTCGGGCGTCATGAAGGGGGTCGAGGTGACAGTCGCTCCATCGAATCAGGTCGCGCCCTGCATCAACTGGATTGAACCCTTCGTAGGAGGATGCCGCGAGCACGTTGAGGTCATGGCAGAATTCTGGGTCTCGGATGTGAGCCGCGATCCGGGCACGTAGCTCGGCGGGCGAGATTCCTTCATGGTCGAGGTAGTGATCGGCAGCTTGCGCGAGTTCAGTATCGGCGATGGGAAGCTCGCGACGAGCGAGCCAGATGTCGGATAGGTCCCGTCCCTTACGGCGCTGCGCCAGGGCCCTGAACTTCGTTCCAACCAATTCTGCTGGTTGGAACGTGAGGATGCCCGCTTTGCCGGCCCACCAGCGTGTGTCGACAACATGGTCGAGGCATACCAGGTCAAGGACCGGATCGGCGTCGGCGCAATTGACCTCGAACTTGATCGTGATGGGTGGGCCTGTTTCCGTGGGTGCTGATACCCAGAGGTT includes:
- a CDS encoding DUF86 domain-containing protein, which gives rise to MTPDRLSRKVVTERSDWVREMLERIRMLPLASLEDFASDQRNVDAAESCLRRALEALLDLGRHTLAKGFGDAPAEYRQVAERLGTQGVLMEDEAALFVKMAGYRNRIVHFYDRVSDAELYELCSSRLTDVEVVLGGLHRWIRDHPDMIDSGV